Within Streptomyces sp. NBC_00704, the genomic segment CTGGTCATCAGCGGCGCCGCCGGCATCACGACCGCCTCCATCGAGGAGCGCCTCGCCGCCGGCACCCCGGTGGTCCGCGTCATGACGAACACCCCCGCCCTCGTCGACGAGGCCATGTCCGTCATCTCGGCCGGCACCCACGCCACCCCCGCCCACCTCGCCCACACCGAGGAGATCTTCGGCGCCGTCGGCAAGACGCTCCGCGTCCCCGAGTCCCAGCAGGACGCCTGCACCGCCCTCTCCGGCTCCGGCCCGGCGTACTTCTTCTACCTGGTCGAGGCGATGACCGACGCCGGCATCCTGCTCGGCCTGCCCCGCGACAAGGCCCACGACCTGATCGTCCAGTCCGCGATCGGCGCCGCGACCATGCTCCGCGACAGCGGCGAACACCCGGTCAAGCTCCGCGAGAACGTCACGTCCCCCGCGGGCACGACCATCAACGCCATCCGCGAACTCGAGAACCACGGCGTCCGGGCCGCCCTCATCGCCGCCCTGGAGGCGGCCCGCGACCGCAGCCGCGAACTCGCCGCGGGCAAGAAGGACTGACCCGCACGGGAGGACGCGGGGGCGGTCAGACGCCGGCCGCCTCCACGATCTCCTTCGTGGTGACCACCCGCGCGAACCCGCCCCCGTGCAGCGACACCGCCGAGGCCTGCGCGATCTCGTCGGCCCCGCGCCGCCAGCCGAACGGCCCCTCCAGATCGAACGTGTAGGTCGCGTCGTACGCGAACAGCACGTCGTACCCGAGGTTCCCGCCCATCCGCGCCGTCGTCTCGGCGCACATGTTCGTCTGGATCCCGGCCACCACGATCTGCGAGATCCCCTGAGCCGTGAGCCAGGCCCCCAGATCGGGCGTCCCGAGGAAGGCCGAGTTCACGGTCTTCGTGACGAACAGCTCGGCCCCCGCGCCCTTCCCCCGGCGCTCCTCCACGTACTCCTTGAACCCGTTCCCCTCGTACCCCCGGCGCAGGGGCGACCCCGGCTTCTCCGAATCGTGCCGCACGAACACGACCGGCCGCCCCGACCCCTGCCACGCGTCCACCAGGGCGGCGATGTTGTCGTCGGCCCCGGGATTGTTCCGCGCCCCCCAGTACTCCAGCTCCTCGAACCCCTTCTGCACGTCGACGACCACCAGCGCTGCGTTCTCTGCGATGTCCATGCCCCCGATCCTGCCGCCGGGCCGGCCCGCGCCCCAGAGTCCGCGAAGTCATCGATCGATGGTTTACTGCCAGCCATGAAGCCTGCGTACCGGGTCGCCCTCGTCGCCTTCCCAGGCATCCGCGCCTTCGACGTCTCCGTCATCACCGAGGTCTGGGGCGCCGACCGCACCGACCGCGGCGTCCCCGCCTTCGACCTGCGCAGAGTCGCCGCCGACACCGCCACGCCCATCCCGATGCGCGGCGGCCTCGCCCTCCTGCCCGACCGCCCCCTCGACTGGCTCGCCCGCGCCGACCTCGTCCTGGTCCCCGGCCTCGACGACCACCTCACCCCCGCGCCCGCCCCCGTCCTGGACGCCCTCCGCCGCGCCCACGCCCGCGGCACCACCCTGGCCGCGCTCTGCGGCGGCGCGTTCACCCTCGCCCAGGCCGGCCTCCTCGACGGCCGCCGGGCGATCACCCACTGGCACCTCGTCGACCTCCTGCGCACCCGCCACCCCCGGGTCACCGTCGTCCCCGACGCCCTCTTCATCGAGGACGACAACATCTGGACCGCCGCCGGCACGGCGGCCGGCATCGACCTCTGCCTCCACCTGGTCCGCCGCTCCCACGGCGCGGAGACGGCCGCCGCCATCGCCCGCTCGATGGTCACCGCCCCCTTCCGCACCGGCGGCCAGGCCCAGTTCATCGAACACCCCACCCCGCACGCCGACCGGGACGCCGACGCCCTCGCCGCCGTACGCGAACACGCCCTGCGCCACCTGCACGAACCGCTCAGCGTCGCCGGCCTGGCCGCGCACGCCGGCATGTCCCCGCGCAGCTTCGCCCGCCACTTCACCGCGGCGACCGGGACCACCCCCCTGCGCTGGCTCCTCGACCAGCGCGTCGCCGCCGCCCAGAAACTCCTCGAACGCACCGACCTCCCCATGCCCGAGGTCGCCCGCCGCGCCGGGTTCGGCAGCGAGGTCACGATGCGCCAGCACTTCGCAGCGCGCCTCGCCACCAGCCCGCGCGCCTACCGCGCCGCGTTCAGCGCGGCCCCCGCCACCGGCTCCGCTGCGGACTCCGCCGCCGGCTCCACCAGCGGCGGAAGCAGCCCGATCGCGCGATAGGCGCCGTCCACCACGGGCCGGGCCATGGCCCGCGCCTTCTCGGCCCCGTCCCGCAGCACCCGCTCCACGTACCCCGGGTCGGCGCACAGCTCCTGGTGCCGGGCCCGCAAGGGCCGCAGCACCTCCACCACCGCGTCGGCCGTGTCCTTCTTCAGACTCCCGTAGGACGTGTACCCGGCGCTCAGCGCCTGTGGATCACCGCCCGTGCACGCGGCGAGGATCTCCAGCAGGTTCGCGACCCCGGGCCGCCCGGCACGGTCGTACACGACCTCCCGCCCGCTGTCGGTGACGGCCCGCATCACCTTCTTCCGGACGACGTCGGGCTCGTCCAGCAGATAGACGATGCCGGGCCCGAAGTCGTCGCTCTTGCCCATCTTCGACCCCGGCTCCTGAAGGTTCATCACCCGGGCCGCCACCGCCGGCAGCGTGGCCTTCGGCACGACGAACGTGTGCCCGTACCGCTGGTTGAACCGCACCGCCAGATCCCGCGCCAGTTCCACGTGCTGCGTCTGGTCGTCGCCGACCGGCACCTCGTCGGTCGCGTAGGCGAGGATGTCCGCCGCCATGAGCACGGGATACGTCAGCAGCGAGAGCCGGACGCTGCCCCCGCGCTCCCGCTCCCGCGCGGCCTTCTCCTTGTACTGGATCATCCGCCGCATCTCGCCGTCCGTGGCCAGGCACTCCAGCAGGTACGACAGCCGGGCGTGCTCGTCCACATGGCTCTGGACGAAGACGGTGCACAGCCGGGGGTCCAGTCCCGCCGCCAGCAACAGCGTCGCCGCCTGCCGGCTCAGCCGGCGCACCCGCGCCGGATCGTGCTCCACGGTCAGCGCGTGCAGATCGACCACGCAGAACAACGCGTCCGCCCGGTGCTGGTCGACCTCGGCCCACTGCCGAAGCGCTCCCAGGTAGTTCCCCAGCGTCAGGTGCCCGGTCGGCTTGATCCCGCTGAAGACCCGCTTCATCTCTCCACCTCCTGGTCGAGACCGCCGCCCCGGCCGGCCGATCCCCTGGAACCCTGGAGGGAGATACGAGAACGGCCGCCGAAGCGGCGGCCGTTGAGTGCATACGTGAGCGCGGCCGCCGTCAGGCGGCCCACCACAGCTGGGTGCACGTACGCGTAGTCATGGGGGCCAGCCTACGCCTCAGGGGTGCCGCCGGGACATGAGTTGACACACCCCGACCGCATACGTAGTGTTCTCCGAGTTGTCCGACGTGAGCGCCGACCCCGGTCGGTCCCCGGACAGCCATTCCGCAGGTAACCACCACTTCTCGACGTGCAGCGCATTCGTCTGCCGTCGCGTCGTCCGGTGTGTATTCGCGAAATGAGGAATCCGCGTTCGAAAGGGCGCAGGACCCCGATTGGCTTCGGGGGCCGGGAATCCGCTAAAGTCTCACTCGTCGGAACGGCCCAACAGCCGGGAAGACAAGCCCCTCTGACTGGGAATCGGGCCCGAAAGGATCTGATAGAGTCGGAACCGCCGGAAAGGGAAACCGCGAAACAAAAGCGGGAACCTGGAAAGCACCGAGGAAATCGGATCGGAAAACGGTCTGATAGAGTCGGAAACGCAAGACCGAAGGGAAGCGCCCGGAGGAAAGCCCGAGAAGTTCGGGTGAGTACAAAGGAAGCGTCCGTTCCTTGAGAACTCAACAGCGTGCCAAAAATCAACGCCAGATATGTTGATACCCCGTCCCCGGCCGTGAAAGCCGAGGATGAGGTTCCTTTGAAAAAAAACACAGCGAGGACGCTGTGAACGGTCGGGCTTATTCCGCCTGACCGTTCCGCTCTCGTGATGTGTGGTCCCGATTACGGGAAAACATTCACGGAGAGTTTGATCCTGGCTCAGGACGAACGCTGGCGGCGTGCTTAACACATGCAAGTCGAACGATGAACCACTTCGGTGGGGATTAGTGGCGAACGGGTGAGTAACACGTGGGCAATCTGCCCTTCACTCTGGGACAAGCCCTGGAAACGGGGTCTAATACCGGATACCACTTCCACTCGCATGGGTGGGGGTTGAAAGCTCCGGCGGTGAAGGATGAGCCCGCGGCCTATCAGCTTGTTGGTGAGGTAATGGCTCACCAAGGCGACGACGGGTAGCCGGCCTGAGAGGGCGACCGGCCACACTGGGACTGAGACACGGCCCAGACTCCTACGGGAGGCAGCAGTGGGGAATATTGCACAATGGGCGAAAGCCTGATGCAGCGACGCCGCGTGAGGGATGACGGCCTTCGGGTTGTAAACCTCTTTCAGCAGGGAAGAAGCGAAAGTGACGGTACCTGCAGAAGAAGCGCCGGCTAACTACGTGCCAGCAGCCGCGGTAATACGTAGGGCGCAAGCGTTGTCCGGAATTATTGGGCGTAAAGAGCTCGTAGGCGGTCTGTCGCGTCGGATGTGAAAGCCCGGGGCTTAACCCCGGGTCTGCATTCGATACGGGCAGACTAGAGTGTGGTAGGGGAGATCGGAATTCCTGGTGTAGCGGTGAAATGCGCAGATATCAGGAGGAACACCGGTGGCGAAGGCGGATCTCTGGGCCATTACTGACGCTGAGGAGCGAAAGCGTGGGGAGCGAACAGGATTAGATACCCTGGTAGTCCACGCCGTAAACGGTGGGAACTAGGTGTTGGCGACATTCCACGTCGTCGGTGCCGCAGCTAACGCATTAAGTTCCCCGCCTGGGGAGTACGGCCGCAAGGCTAAAACTCAAAGGAATTGACGGGGGCCCGCACAAGCAGCGGAGCATGTGGCTTAATTCGACGCAACGCGAAGAACCTTACCAAGGCTTGACATACACCGGAAACGGCCAGAGATGGTCGCCCCCTTGTGGTCGGTGTACAGGTGGTGCATGGCTGTCGTCAGCTCGTGTCGTGAGATGTTGGGTTAAGTCCCGCAACGAGCGCAACCCTTGTTCTGTGTTGCCAGCATGCCCTTCGGGGTGATGGGGACTCACAGGAGACTGCCGGGGTCAACTCGGAGGAAGGTGGGGACGACGTCAAGTCATCATGCCCCTTATGTCTTGGGCTGCACACGTGCTACAATGGCCGGTACAAAGAGCTGCGAAACCGTGAGGTGGAGCGAATCTCAAAAAGCCGGTCTCAGTTCGGATTGGGGTCTGCAACTCGACCCCATGAAGTCGGAGTTGCTAGTAATCGCAGATCAGCATTGCTGCGGTGAATACGTTCCCGGGCCTTGTACACACCGCCCGTCACGTCACGAAAGTCGGTAACACCCGAAGCCGGTGGCCCAACCCCTTGTGGGAGGGAGCTGTCGAAGGTGGGACTGGCGATTGGGACGAAGTCGTAACAAGGTAGCCGTACCGGAAGGTGCGGCTGGATCACCTCCTTTCTAAGGAGCACTTCTAGGCAGCCGCAAGGCTGTCCAGGGGCCAGTTCATCGGCGAACGTCCGATGCTGGTTGCTCAAGGGTGGAACGTTGATTATTCGGCACTCTCAGTCATCTCGGGCTGCAAGTACTGCTCTTCGGAGCGTGGAAAGCTGATCACGAGTGGCGGGGGTGCCGGGCACGCTGTTGGGTGTCTGAGGGCACGGCCGCAAGGTCTGTCTTCATGATGCCGGCCCCAGTGAACTCCAGCTCAGGTTGGGGGTGATGGGTGGCTGGTCGTTGTTTGAGAACTGCACAGTGGACGCGAGCATCTGTGGCCAAGTTTTTAAGGGCGCACGGTGGATGCCTTGGCACCAGGAACCGATGAAGGACGTGGGAGGCCACGATAGTCCCCGGGGAGTCGTCAACCAGGCTTTGATCCGGGGGTTTCCGAATGGGGAAACCCGGCAGTCGTCATGGGCTGTCACCCGCTGCTGAACACATAGGCAGTGTGGAGGGAACGCGGGGAAGTGAAACATCTCAGTACCCGCAGGAAGAGAAAACAACCGTGATTCCGGGAGTAGTGGCGAGCGAAACCGGATGAGGCCAAACCGTATGCGTGTGAGACCCGGCAGGGGTTGCGCATACGGGGTTGTGGGATCTCTCTTTTACGGTCTGCCGGCCGTGAGACGAGTCAGAAACCGTTGATGTAGGCGAAGGACATGCGAAAGGTCCGGCGTAGAGGGTAAGACCCCCGTAGTCGAAACATCAGCGGCTCGTTTGAGAGACACCCAAGTAGCACGGGGCCCGAGAAATCCCGTGTGAATCTGGCGGGACCACCCGCTAAGCCTAAATATTCCCTGGTGACCGATAGCGGATAGTACCGTGAGGGAATGGTGAAAAGTACCGCGGGAGCGGAGTGAAATAGTACCTGAAACCGTGTGCCTACAAGCCGTGGGAGCGTCGGAATGGAGCTTGCTCCATTCTCGTGACTGCGTGCCTTTTGAAGAATGAGCCTGCGAGTTTGCGGTGTGTTGCGAGGTTAACCCGAGTGGGGAAGCCGTAGCGAAAGCGAGTCCGAACAGGGCGTCTTTAGTAGCACGCTCAAGACCCGAAGCGGAGTGATCTAGCCATGGGCAGGTTGAAGCGGAGGTAAGACTTCGTGGAGGACCGAACCCACCAGGGTTGAAAACCTGGGGGATGACCTGTGGTTAGGGGTGAAAGGCCAATCAAACTCCGTGATAGCTGGTTCTCCCCGAAATGCATTTAGGTGCAGCGTCGTGTGTTTCTTGCCGGAGGTAGAGCACTGGATAGGCGATGGGCCCTACCGGGTTACTGACCTTAGCCAAACTCCGAATGCCGGTAAGTGAGAGCGCGGCAGTGAGACTGTGGGGGATAAGCTCCATGGTCGAGAGGGAAACAGCCCAGAGCATCGACTAAGGCCCCTAAGCGTACGCTAAGTGGGAAAGGATGTGGAGTCGCACAGACAACCAGGAGGTTGGCTTAGAAGCAGCCACCCTTGAAAGAGTGCGTAATAGCTCACTGGTCTAGTGATTCCGCGCCGACAATGTAGCGGGGCTCAAGCGTACCGCCGAAGTCGTGTCATTGCGATATATACCCCCAACGGGGATCGTGATGGGTAGGGGAGCGTCGTGTGCCGGGTGAAGCAGCACCGGAAGGTAGTTGTGGACGGTTCACGAGTGAGAATGCAGGCATGAGTAGCGATTCACACGTGAGAAACGTGTGCGCCGATTGACTAAGGGTTCCTGGGTCAAGCTGATCTGCCCAGGGTAAGTCGGGACCTAAGGCGAGGCCGACAGGCGTAGTCGATGGATAACCGGTTGATATTCCGGTACCCGCTGTGAAGCGTCAAACATCGAACCAGGCGATGCTAAGTCCGTGAAGCCGTTCCGGACCCTTCGGGGAATGGAAAGTGGTGGAGCCGGCGAACCAGACTTGTAGTAGGTGAGTGAT encodes:
- a CDS encoding GlxA family transcriptional regulator: MKPAYRVALVAFPGIRAFDVSVITEVWGADRTDRGVPAFDLRRVAADTATPIPMRGGLALLPDRPLDWLARADLVLVPGLDDHLTPAPAPVLDALRRAHARGTTLAALCGGAFTLAQAGLLDGRRAITHWHLVDLLRTRHPRVTVVPDALFIEDDNIWTAAGTAAGIDLCLHLVRRSHGAETAAAIARSMVTAPFRTGGQAQFIEHPTPHADRDADALAAVREHALRHLHEPLSVAGLAAHAGMSPRSFARHFTAATGTTPLRWLLDQRVAAAQKLLERTDLPMPEVARRAGFGSEVTMRQHFAARLATSPRAYRAAFSAAPATGSAADSAAGSTSGGSSPIAR
- the proC gene encoding pyrroline-5-carboxylate reductase; amino-acid sequence: MTQKVAVLGTGKIGEALLSGMIRGGWRPADLLVTARRAERAEELRARHGVTPVTNAEAAKTADTLILTVKPQDMGALLDELAPHVPADRLVISGAAGITTASIEERLAAGTPVVRVMTNTPALVDEAMSVISAGTHATPAHLAHTEEIFGAVGKTLRVPESQQDACTALSGSGPAYFFYLVEAMTDAGILLGLPRDKAHDLIVQSAIGAATMLRDSGEHPVKLRENVTSPAGTTINAIRELENHGVRAALIAALEAARDRSRELAAGKKD
- a CDS encoding cysteine hydrolase family protein is translated as MDIAENAALVVVDVQKGFEELEYWGARNNPGADDNIAALVDAWQGSGRPVVFVRHDSEKPGSPLRRGYEGNGFKEYVEERRGKGAGAELFVTKTVNSAFLGTPDLGAWLTAQGISQIVVAGIQTNMCAETTARMGGNLGYDVLFAYDATYTFDLEGPFGWRRGADEIAQASAVSLHGGGFARVVTTKEIVEAAGV
- the trpS gene encoding tryptophan--tRNA ligase, whose protein sequence is MKRVFSGIKPTGHLTLGNYLGALRQWAEVDQHRADALFCVVDLHALTVEHDPARVRRLSRQAATLLLAAGLDPRLCTVFVQSHVDEHARLSYLLECLATDGEMRRMIQYKEKAARERERGGSVRLSLLTYPVLMAADILAYATDEVPVGDDQTQHVELARDLAVRFNQRYGHTFVVPKATLPAVAARVMNLQEPGSKMGKSDDFGPGIVYLLDEPDVVRKKVMRAVTDSGREVVYDRAGRPGVANLLEILAACTGGDPQALSAGYTSYGSLKKDTADAVVEVLRPLRARHQELCADPGYVERVLRDGAEKARAMARPVVDGAYRAIGLLPPLVEPAAESAAEPVAGAALNAAR